Below is a window of Coregonus clupeaformis isolate EN_2021a chromosome 15, ASM2061545v1, whole genome shotgun sequence DNA.
aagcgaccccctttttcctccaaacataacgatggtcattatggccaaacagttctatttttgtttcatcagaccagaggacatttctccaaaaagtacgatctttgtcccatgtgcagttgcaaaccgtagtctggcttttttatggcggttttggagcagtggcttcttccgtgctgagcggcctttcaggttatgttgatataggactcgttttactgtgaatatagatactttcgcagctgtttcctccagcatcttcacaaggtcctttgctgttgttctgggattgatttgcactttttgcaccaaagtacgttcatctctaggagacagaacgcgtctccttcctgagcggtatgatggctgcgtggtcccatggtgtttatagttgcgtactactgtttgtacagatgaacgtggtaccttcaggcgtttggaaattgctcccaaggatgaaccagacttgtggaggtctacaattaattttctgaggtcttggctgatttcttttgattttcccatgatgtcaagcaaagaggcactgagtttgaaggtaggccttgaaatacatccacaggtacacctccaattgactcaaatgatgtcaattagcctatcagaagcttctaaagccatgacatcatttcctggaattttccaagctgtttaaaggcacagtcaacttagtgtatgtaaacttcctactggaattgtgatacagtgcattataagtgaaataatctgtctgtaaacaattgtttgaaaaattacttgtgtcatgcacaaagtagatgtcctaaccaaactatagtttgttaacaagaaatttgtggagtggttgaaaaactagttttaatgactccaacctaagtgtatgtatacttccgacttcaactgtatcaatcGACACATGTCCCGATTGTCAGTCAGTTTCTCTGAGTATAGGCTAGATTATTTGGTTACAGTGCAACGACTgactgcctctgtctctgtgtgtgtgcaggttcTGTGGGGAGTGTCTGCAGCCCTGTCTCCAGGTGACTTCTCCCCTCTGCCCTCTGTGCCGCATGCCTTTTGACCCAAAGAAGGTGGACAAGTCCTCCAGTGTGGAGAAACAGCTGTCCAATTACAAGGCCCCCTGTCGGGGCTGCAGTAAGAAGGTGAACTACACTACTGTGGCTTCCCAGTCTCAAGccaacacacatactgtacagacGCACACTTGATGATACACaataccacacacactcacaaaacaTCTCCCTGCCAATTTATTCACTTAataacatgtctctctctctctctcttcctctacgtctctctgtctctatctctctcttgttcctctctctctctctctctctcctcctctctccactggtGGGCTCCAGGTGTCTCTGGTCAAAATGAGGTCACACATCTCCTCTTGCGCAAAGGTCCAGGAACAGATGGCCAACTGCCCAAAGTTTGTGCCTGTGGTCCCCACTTCACAGCCCATTCCCAGGTAAGCTCTCTGAGGGGCTCTCAGTCGCTCCTGGACATCAGGGTCCATTTGGACAGACTGAAGAGATTTGAGTCAATATTTCTGTCCTAGCATTGATCTGCAGAACCACACTCCCAATACATTTTATCCCAACAGTATGAATGCGTGTCTTTTATGAGTAATGCTCTCCTGTGGTGTTCCTGGCTCTCTGGGATGTTGTGAATACCTTTGATGTAAAGGGACTCAGGAGATGTGATTTTCTGCTGACACATGAACACCCGtaagaacacacagacacaaacaccccCAGACACAAATGCCTACTTACAAATACCAGTACCGGTATAGGCATCCTTTGATTTTCACAGAGCAGCAGGATATCAATGCCCATCTACACTCTtccaagtgtgtgtctgtgtgtttgtaagCAGATGTACTCTGTCTTTGATGATGTACAGAGAGGGAGGTAGGTGGGGATAATTAGCTCTTCAAAGAGGAATTGGTTCATTCCCTCCCTTTCAGTGTTTCTGTTTTTACATCAAGTCACGTCTAACTCTGTCTAGAgggtatgtctgtctgtccttctgtctagagggtatgtctgtctgtccttctgtcTAGAGGGTATGTCTATCGGGAGGGTCTTTCTGTCTGGAGGGTCTGTGAACAACTCAGCCAGAGGAGGTCCCACTCCCAACATGTGCTAGAAGCACTGAGTTACTAGTCTGAGGAAGAGTACTGTGTTCAGGCTCTGTGACGTCCATAGTAACCATCTGGAACTCACGGGTGAACACAGAATAGCTTATCTTGTGTCTTCTCTCGGTTTTCAAGGTTGTTGTTTTTACCACATTCCAAAACATGATTTAATTGGGCGATGTTGCCAGTACCACAAAGGCAGAGTCTCATCTAGTGCTGGTGTTGTCTACTTGTCAGAAAGTCATTATTCTGACTAAACTGTCACTTTCTTAGCCCAAGGCTGAAATGATGTTTGTTTGGTATAGTTTTCTCTGAGGACATTGTTGTTCTATGAAGTCTACAATACAGTGTGCACCTTTATCGGCTATTCAAATGGACATGTCTGTCAAATAGACATTTCCCATTAGCTAGTAGACTGTCCTACCTGAGAGACCTGTCAACCCTAAGTCTGATGGGACTCTAATGGGCTGCTCCTGGTTAgctgtggagggtagtgtgtgaatAGGCCATGTTGTCTTGCTGTAGTGCTGATGGAGCACTGAGTTAATAAACACATTGTTAAGGTGTGTGGCTCGGCTAGCGTAAATGTCACTGCAGCACATTGCTTTCTGACCCTCATGTCCACACAGACCAGCTGTCCTTCTAGGTGTGCTGCTGGACATGATTGGCATCCTGCTAGTGTCTGAAAACTGGGCCTCAGACTTTGGAGCTATACTCACACACAAGAACACACCATCAGTGTGTGTCTGGCAAAGTATGTGTGTGCATACCCATGTTTCCTTCATGGCTCCTACTAAACGTGTGTTTTCTCCCTGCCTGCAGCAATATTCCAAACCGTTCCACCTTTTCATGCCCGTTCTGTGGAGCCCGCAATCTGGACCAACAGGAGCTGGTCAAACATTGTATGGAGAACCACCGCAACGATCCCAACAAAGTGGTCAGTCTGTTATGTTATACCCTGAACTATGTACACTGTCCTAGTCTGAAGATGGACACTGTCCTAGTCTGAAGATGGACACTGTCCTAGTCTGAAGATGGACACTGTCCTAGTCTGAAGATGGACACTGTCCTAGTCTGAAGATGGACACTGTCCTAGTCTGAACATGGACACTGTCCTAGTCTGAACATGGACACTGTCCTAGTCTGAACATGGACACTGTCCTAGTCTGAACATGGACACTGTCCTAGTATGAACATGGACACTG
It encodes the following:
- the LOC121548305 gene encoding E3 ubiquitin-protein ligase RNF166 isoform X2; translation: MMAMFRSFVSATHQLRQHQQNGAAAAASGESLESQFSCPICLEVYHKPVTIASCAHTFCGECLQPCLQVTSPLCPLCRMPFDPKKVDKSSSVEKQLSNYKAPCRGCSKKVSLVKMRSHISSCAKVQEQMANCPKFVPVVPTSQPIPSNIPNRSTFSCPFCGARNLDQQELVKHCMENHRNDPNKVVCPVCSAMPWGDPSYKSSNFLQHLLHRHKFSYDTFVDYSIDEEAALQAALALSMAEN
- the LOC121548305 gene encoding E3 ubiquitin-protein ligase RNF166 isoform X1, with the translated sequence MMAMFRSFVSATHQLRQHQQNGAAAAASGESLESQFSCPICLEVYHKPVTIASCAHTFCGECLQPCLQVTSPLCPLCRMPFDPKKVDKSSSVEKQLSNYKAPCRGCSKKVSLVKMRSHISSCAKVQEQMANCPKFVPVVPTSQPIPSNIPNRSTFSCPFCGARNLDQQELVKHCMENHRNDPNKVVCPVCSAMPWGDPSYKSSNFLQHLLHRHKFSYDTFVDYSIDEESSLQAAMALSCQIKC